A portion of the Desulfuromonas acetoxidans DSM 684 genome contains these proteins:
- a CDS encoding efflux RND transporter periplasmic adaptor subunit has translation MRYIVSLLLLIITAVPVLAEQQQQAALVKTKQLAATTAAPTKTFIGTLYFDRISQLSSEVNGRIDKVLFREGDIVKQGQPLVELNTDFIRKEIDRITAMIALTQAQLDHAEKDLKRYEELLEKQATSATAFDQLFYSVAEIKAQKAAYEAELASARLQLKKSVIPAPFAGRVLDKNVDVGNWITSGSAIARLGALSDIYLQVPVSEKLLPFSHQGEEIAVKMTATGEQLTGIHQGFRPAADAQTKNLFVRIKLAGYSNPFEFMSAEVTLPIAKKSDQLLVPRDALVTFNGQKFFYSIKDGKAALVPVQIIGFSGDNASIQSPHAQPGMPVVVEGNERLRPDQPVNVVEE, from the coding sequence ATGCGTTACATTGTTTCATTACTGCTTTTAATCATCACTGCGGTTCCTGTCTTGGCCGAGCAGCAACAACAGGCCGCTCTGGTCAAAACCAAGCAACTGGCGGCAACAACGGCAGCACCGACCAAGACATTTATCGGCACTCTCTACTTCGATCGCATCAGCCAACTGTCCAGCGAGGTCAATGGCCGGATCGACAAGGTACTGTTCCGCGAAGGTGATATTGTCAAACAGGGCCAGCCTCTGGTGGAGTTGAATACCGACTTTATCCGCAAAGAGATCGACCGCATCACTGCCATGATCGCTCTGACGCAGGCCCAGCTCGACCATGCCGAAAAAGACCTGAAGCGGTATGAAGAACTGCTGGAAAAACAGGCGACCAGCGCCACAGCTTTCGACCAGTTGTTTTACTCCGTTGCCGAGATCAAGGCACAGAAAGCCGCCTATGAGGCGGAACTGGCTTCCGCCCGTCTACAACTTAAAAAGAGCGTTATTCCGGCACCATTTGCCGGCCGTGTTCTGGACAAGAATGTCGATGTCGGCAACTGGATTACCTCTGGAAGCGCAATTGCCCGCCTCGGTGCACTAAGCGACATCTACCTGCAGGTTCCGGTCAGTGAAAAACTGCTGCCGTTCAGTCATCAAGGCGAAGAGATTGCTGTTAAAATGACGGCCACCGGCGAACAGCTCACCGGTATCCATCAAGGGTTCCGTCCGGCAGCAGATGCTCAGACCAAGAACCTGTTCGTCCGCATCAAACTGGCAGGCTACAGCAATCCGTTCGAATTCATGTCGGCGGAAGTCACTCTGCCCATCGCCAAAAAATCGGATCAATTGCTGGTGCCGCGCGATGCCTTGGTCACGTTCAACGGCCAGAAGTTTTTCTACTCCATCAAAGACGGAAAAGCAGCCCTCGTTCCAGTCCAGATCATCGGCTTCAGTGGCGATAATGCGTCGATCCAAAGCCCCCATGCTCAACCCGGCATGCCGGTTGTCGTCGAAGGCAATGAACGTCTGCGTCCGGATCAGCCCGTGAACGTCGTTGAGGAGTAA
- a CDS encoding TetR/AcrR family transcriptional regulator — MKCKKDQIIDAAIDLFSEQGFAETSTAEIAASSNVAQGTLFYHFKSKEGILHEVMRQLLEETREGYKKINTSDTTGLQCIEQLLRSDMDIVQRYNKKVKTLIRDMSTKVHQKGELCHVLIHDFVSYKINLLCQFLRQGIDDGTIRDVPIEETAWFLDAAFYGIMHIRLLKDFPLPPLDENAIQLCLAALSPLSTAQSS; from the coding sequence ATGAAATGTAAAAAAGACCAGATCATCGATGCAGCCATCGATCTGTTTTCGGAACAGGGCTTTGCCGAGACATCCACAGCGGAAATTGCCGCGAGTTCAAACGTGGCTCAAGGCACGTTGTTTTACCACTTCAAAAGCAAGGAGGGCATCCTTCACGAAGTGATGCGTCAACTGCTTGAAGAAACCCGGGAGGGCTACAAGAAAATCAACACCTCGGACACCACCGGCCTGCAGTGCATTGAACAGTTACTGCGCTCGGATATGGACATTGTCCAGCGTTACAATAAAAAGGTTAAAACCCTGATCCGCGACATGTCAACAAAAGTGCACCAAAAAGGGGAACTGTGCCACGTCCTGATTCATGATTTTGTCTCGTATAAGATTAATCTGTTGTGCCAATTCTTGCGTCAAGGCATTGACGACGGCACGATTCGCGACGTTCCGATCGAAGAGACCGCTTGGTTTCTTGATGCTGCCTTTTACGGCATCATGCACATCCGCCTGTTAAAAGATTTTCCGCTTCCTCCGCTGGATGAAAATGCGATCCAACTTTGCCTGGCCGCACTTTCGCCCCTTTCTACGGCTCAATCATCATGA